Proteins from a genomic interval of Streptomyces sp. Tu6071:
- the sufC gene encoding Fe-S cluster assembly ATPase SufC: MATLEIRDLHVTVEADNATKEILKGVDLTVRQGETHAIMGPNGSGKSTLAYSLAGHPKYTITGGTVTLDGEDVLDMTVDERARAGVFLAMQYPVEVPGVSVSNFLRTSATAVRGEAPKLRTWVKEVKEAMERLHMDPAFAERNVNEGFSGGEKKRHEILQLELLKPRIAILDETDSGLDVDALRIVSEGVNRVRESGEVGTLLITHYTRILRYIKPDFVHVFVNGRVAESGGPELADKLENEGYESYVKGGVSA, from the coding sequence ATGGCTACGCTTGAAATCCGCGACCTGCACGTCACCGTCGAGGCGGACAACGCCACGAAGGAGATCCTCAAGGGCGTCGACCTGACCGTGAGGCAGGGCGAGACGCACGCCATCATGGGCCCCAACGGCTCCGGCAAGTCCACGCTCGCCTACTCGCTCGCCGGGCACCCCAAGTACACGATCACGGGCGGCACCGTGACGCTCGACGGCGAGGACGTCCTCGACATGACCGTCGACGAGCGCGCCCGCGCCGGCGTCTTCCTCGCCATGCAGTACCCGGTCGAGGTCCCCGGCGTCTCCGTCTCCAACTTCCTGCGCACCTCGGCGACCGCCGTGCGCGGCGAGGCCCCCAAGCTGCGCACCTGGGTGAAGGAGGTCAAGGAGGCCATGGAGCGTCTCCACATGGACCCCGCCTTCGCTGAGCGCAACGTCAACGAGGGCTTCTCCGGCGGCGAGAAGAAGCGCCACGAGATCCTCCAGCTCGAACTGCTCAAGCCGAGGATCGCGATCCTCGACGAGACCGACTCCGGGCTCGACGTCGACGCGCTGCGCATCGTCTCCGAGGGCGTCAACCGCGTCCGCGAGTCCGGCGAGGTCGGCACCCTGCTGATCACGCACTACACGCGCATCCTGCGCTACATCAAGCCCGACTTCGTCCACGTCTTCGTCAACGGCCGCGTCGCCGAGTCCGGCGGCCCCGAGCTGGCCGACAAGCTGGAGAACGAGGGCTACGAGTCCTACGTGAAGGGTGGCGTATCCGCGTGA
- a CDS encoding metal-sulfur cluster assembly factor, whose translation MSENETATLSPASEEEVREALMDVVDPELGIDVVNLGLIYGLHIDESNVATVDMTLTSAACPLTDVIEDQARSATEGIVSELRINWVWMPPWGPDKITDDGREQLRALGFNV comes from the coding sequence ATGAGCGAGAACGAGACGGCGACGCTGAGCCCCGCCTCCGAGGAGGAGGTCCGCGAGGCCCTCATGGACGTCGTCGACCCCGAACTCGGGATCGACGTGGTCAACCTGGGCCTCATCTACGGGCTCCACATCGACGAGTCCAACGTCGCCACCGTGGACATGACGCTGACCTCGGCGGCGTGCCCGCTCACCGACGTCATCGAGGACCAGGCCAGGTCCGCGACCGAGGGCATCGTGAGCGAGCTGCGCATCAACTGGGTGTGGATGCCGCCGTGGGGCCCGGACAAGATCACGGACGACGGCCGTGAGCAGCTGCGCGCGCTGGGCTTCAACGTCTGA
- a CDS encoding DMT family transporter, whose amino-acid sequence MGYLLLTGAILSEVTATTAMKYSEGFTRLWPSLLTAGGYVVCFALLAQTLKTLEVGTAYAIWAGAGTALIALIGMMFLGESVTPVRLAGIALVIGGVVLLNLGGAH is encoded by the coding sequence ATGGGATATCTGCTGCTGACCGGGGCGATCCTCTCCGAGGTCACCGCCACCACCGCCATGAAGTACAGCGAGGGCTTCACCCGGCTGTGGCCCTCGCTGCTCACCGCAGGCGGCTACGTCGTCTGCTTCGCCCTGCTCGCGCAGACCCTCAAGACCCTTGAGGTCGGCACCGCCTACGCCATCTGGGCCGGAGCGGGCACCGCGCTGATCGCCCTCATCGGCATGATGTTCCTCGGCGAGTCCGTCACCCCCGTACGGCTCGCCGGGATAGCCCTCGTCATCGGCGGGGTCGTCCTGCTCAACCTGGGAGGAGCCCACTGA
- the dapD gene encoding 2,3,4,5-tetrahydropyridine-2,6-dicarboxylate N-succinyltransferase, with protein MTDTTAPRATGAVAAGLATLASDGSVLDTWFPAPERGADPGPAGTERLDAERAAALLGPDVAGALGTDPVRGTTTVAVRTVISSLDDKPLDTHDVYLRLHLLSHRLVQPHGQNLDGMFGLLPNVAWTSLGPVAVPELEAVRLRARAAGKHLAVTSVDKFPRMTDYVAPAGVRIGDADRVRLGAHLAAGTTVMHEGFVNFNAGTLGTSMVEGRVSAGVVIGDGSDVGGGASTMGTLSGGGSVRITVGEHCLIGAEAGIGIALGDHCVVEAGLYLTAGTRVTLPDGEIVKARELSGSSHILFRRNSVTGAVEARPNNAVWGGLNDILHAHN; from the coding sequence ATGACCGACACGACTGCTCCTCGCGCCACCGGCGCCGTCGCCGCCGGGCTCGCGACCCTCGCGAGCGACGGTTCCGTACTCGACACCTGGTTCCCGGCGCCCGAACGGGGCGCGGACCCCGGCCCGGCGGGGACCGAGCGCCTCGACGCCGAGCGCGCCGCCGCCCTCCTCGGCCCGGACGTGGCCGGCGCGCTCGGCACGGACCCGGTGCGCGGCACGACGACCGTCGCGGTCCGCACGGTCATCTCCTCGCTCGACGACAAGCCGCTCGACACGCACGACGTCTACCTGCGGCTCCACCTGCTCTCGCACCGCCTCGTCCAGCCGCACGGCCAGAACCTCGACGGCATGTTCGGCCTGCTCCCGAACGTCGCGTGGACCTCGCTCGGCCCGGTCGCCGTGCCCGAGCTGGAGGCGGTACGGCTGCGGGCCCGCGCCGCGGGCAAGCACCTCGCGGTGACCTCGGTGGACAAGTTCCCGCGCATGACCGACTACGTGGCGCCCGCCGGGGTCCGCATCGGCGACGCGGACCGGGTCCGCCTCGGCGCGCACCTCGCGGCGGGCACGACCGTCATGCACGAGGGCTTCGTCAACTTCAACGCGGGCACGCTCGGCACCTCGATGGTCGAGGGCCGCGTCTCGGCGGGCGTCGTCATCGGCGACGGCTCCGACGTCGGCGGCGGCGCGTCCACGATGGGCACCCTCTCGGGCGGCGGCAGCGTCCGCATCACGGTCGGCGAGCACTGCCTCATCGGCGCCGAGGCGGGCATCGGCATCGCGCTCGGCGACCACTGCGTCGTCGAGGCGGGCCTCTACCTGACCGCCGGTACCCGCGTGACCCTCCCGGACGGCGAGATCGTCAAGGCCCGCGAACTCTCCGGCTCCTCGCACATCCTCTTCCGCCGCAACTCGGTCACGGGCGCGGTCGAGGCCCGCCCGAACAACGCGGTGTGGGGCGGCCTGAACGACATCCTGCACGCGCACAACTGA
- a CDS encoding ABC transporter transmembrane domain-containing protein codes for MSGRGGTRGFRGIVDPGAPPERADTRGPLRYIWWLVRRQRGRVLTGAFYGSAWSVALTLPPYLLARAVDDGLAAGDTRALLAWTGALLGIGAVTAWLSIMRHRTMTRVRMDAAFRTVRVLVEHLGRLGATLSGRASSGEVLTAGFTDAARIADVLTITGPGVGSVLAYGVVAVLLLRISPLLAVVVLLGVPLLALLVGPPLARLRGAETAYRERQGTLAARLVDLAEGLRVLRAFGGGAGFEARYRTGSRELLDRGLRVGAVTSWVEALTAGLPAVFLAVVTWLAARLAVRGEITTGELAAVYGYVAVLVVPVAFFIEGAHSLTHGVVAGRRVLTLLRLAPAHADPAHGLPAPSAPAPLHDPETGVTLAPGRFTALVSARPAETAALVERCAGLAPSAVTWDGVPLGAYAPAEVRAHVLPADHDAALFAGPLREVLAGGGEPAPEALRAAVRTAAAEDIVRLLPGGLDAPVRARGTGLSGGQRQRVLLARALLAAPEVLLATEPASALDAHTEALLAGRLHTHRAGRTTVLATTSPSLLGRADVVHWLVDNRLAESGTHRDLMARCPAYRAVVAREDTETEEVAAG; via the coding sequence ATGAGCGGACGGGGTGGGACGCGGGGGTTCCGGGGGATCGTCGATCCCGGGGCGCCCCCGGAACGGGCCGATACGCGGGGGCCGCTGCGGTACATCTGGTGGCTCGTGCGGCGGCAGCGGGGGCGGGTGCTCACGGGGGCGTTCTACGGGAGCGCCTGGAGCGTCGCGCTCACGCTGCCCCCGTACCTCCTCGCGCGGGCCGTCGACGACGGGCTCGCGGCCGGGGACACGCGCGCCCTGCTGGCGTGGACGGGCGCGCTGCTCGGGATCGGCGCGGTCACCGCGTGGCTCAGCATCATGCGGCACCGCACGATGACGCGGGTCCGCATGGACGCCGCCTTCCGCACCGTGCGCGTCCTCGTCGAGCACCTCGGGCGCCTCGGCGCGACGCTCTCCGGGCGCGCCTCCTCGGGCGAGGTCCTGACCGCCGGTTTCACCGACGCGGCCCGGATCGCCGATGTCCTCACCATCACGGGGCCCGGCGTCGGCTCGGTCCTCGCGTACGGCGTCGTCGCGGTGCTCCTGCTGCGGATCTCGCCGCTGCTCGCCGTCGTCGTGCTGCTCGGGGTGCCGCTCCTCGCGCTCCTCGTGGGGCCGCCGCTCGCGCGCCTGCGCGGCGCGGAGACCGCGTACCGCGAACGGCAGGGCACGCTCGCCGCGCGCCTCGTCGACCTCGCCGAGGGGCTGCGCGTGCTGCGCGCCTTCGGTGGCGGCGCGGGCTTCGAGGCCCGCTACCGGACCGGTTCGCGCGAACTGCTCGACCGGGGGTTGCGGGTCGGCGCGGTCACGAGCTGGGTCGAGGCGCTGACCGCCGGGCTGCCCGCCGTCTTCCTCGCCGTCGTCACATGGCTCGCCGCCCGCCTCGCCGTGCGCGGCGAGATCACGACGGGGGAACTCGCCGCCGTCTACGGCTACGTCGCCGTCCTCGTCGTCCCCGTCGCCTTCTTCATCGAGGGCGCGCACTCCCTCACGCACGGCGTCGTCGCCGGTCGCCGCGTCCTCACGCTCCTGCGCCTGGCCCCGGCCCACGCCGACCCCGCGCACGGGCTCCCCGCACCCTCGGCGCCGGCCCCGCTCCACGACCCGGAGACCGGGGTCACGCTCGCGCCCGGCCGTTTCACGGCGCTCGTGAGCGCGCGCCCCGCCGAGACGGCCGCGCTCGTCGAGCGCTGCGCCGGACTCGCGCCCTCGGCCGTCACGTGGGACGGCGTCCCGCTCGGCGCGTACGCGCCCGCCGAGGTGCGCGCCCACGTCCTGCCCGCCGACCACGACGCGGCGCTCTTCGCGGGCCCGCTCCGGGAAGTCCTCGCGGGCGGCGGCGAACCGGCGCCCGAGGCGCTGCGCGCCGCCGTCCGCACCGCCGCCGCCGAGGACATCGTGCGTCTCCTGCCCGGCGGTCTCGACGCGCCCGTTCGGGCCAGGGGCACGGGGCTCTCCGGCGGGCAGCGCCAGCGCGTCCTGCTCGCCCGCGCGCTCCTCGCCGCGCCCGAGGTTTTGCTCGCGACCGAACCGGCCTCCGCGCTCGACGCGCACACCGAGGCCCTGCTCGCCGGGCGCCTGCACACCCACCGCGCGGGCCGCACGACCGTTCTCGCGACGACCTCCCCCTCGCTCCTCGGGCGCGCCGACGTCGTGCACTGGCTCGTGGACAACAGGCTCGCGGAGAGCGGCACGCACCGGGACCTCATGGCGCGGTGCCCCGCGTACCGGGCCGTGGTGGCGCGCGAGGACACGGAGACGGAGGAGGTGGCGGCCGGATGA
- the sufU gene encoding Fe-S cluster assembly sulfur transfer protein SufU, whose translation MKLDSMYQDVILDHYKHPHGRGLRPGDAEVHHVNPTCGDEITLRVRYEGSRIADVSYEGQGCSISQASASVLNDLLVGKDVEEARHIQGTFLELMQSKGRIEPDDAMEEVLEDAVAFAGVSKYPARVKCALLSWMAWKDATAQALGDIEAPASAEPVERKTA comes from the coding sequence GTGAAGCTGGATTCCATGTACCAGGACGTCATCCTGGACCACTACAAGCACCCGCACGGGCGGGGCCTGCGTCCGGGCGACGCCGAGGTGCACCACGTCAACCCGACGTGCGGCGACGAGATCACGCTGCGCGTCCGGTACGAGGGCTCCCGGATCGCCGACGTGAGCTACGAGGGCCAGGGCTGTTCGATCAGCCAGGCCAGCGCCTCGGTCCTCAACGACCTTCTGGTCGGCAAGGACGTGGAGGAGGCGCGGCACATCCAGGGCACCTTCCTGGAACTCATGCAGTCCAAGGGGAGGATCGAGCCCGACGACGCGATGGAGGAGGTGCTGGAGGACGCGGTGGCCTTCGCCGGGGTCTCCAAGTACCCCGCGCGCGTCAAGTGCGCGCTCCTGAGCTGGATGGCCTGGAAGGACGCGACCGCGCAGGCGCTGGGCGACATCGAGGCGCCCGCGTCCGCTGAGCCCGTTGAGAGGAAGACGGCATGA
- a CDS encoding TetR/AcrR family transcriptional regulator produces the protein MAAARRYDPDRRQRIIDAAIRVVGRSGIAGLSHRSAAAEADVPLGSTTYHFATLDDLLVAALRQVNENFARLVRDLGVLRAPPAGLAAALAGAMGAWLAADRAHAELEYELYLAAVRKPVLRPVAAEWSRALEEPLAARTDPATARAVVALMDGLCLQVLLTDSPYDEEYAREMLGRVLRE, from the coding sequence ATGGCAGCCGCGCGGCGCTACGACCCCGACCGCAGGCAGCGGATCATCGACGCGGCGATCCGCGTCGTCGGCCGCTCGGGCATCGCCGGGCTCTCGCACCGCTCCGCCGCCGCCGAGGCCGATGTCCCGCTCGGCTCCACCACGTACCACTTCGCGACGCTCGACGACCTGCTCGTGGCCGCGCTGCGCCAGGTCAACGAGAACTTCGCGCGGCTCGTACGGGACCTGGGCGTCCTCCGGGCCCCGCCCGCCGGGCTCGCCGCCGCGCTCGCGGGCGCGATGGGCGCGTGGCTCGCGGCGGACCGGGCGCACGCCGAGCTGGAGTACGAGCTGTACCTCGCCGCCGTGCGCAAGCCGGTGCTGCGCCCGGTCGCCGCCGAGTGGAGCCGGGCCCTGGAGGAACCGCTCGCCGCGCGCACGGACCCGGCGACGGCCCGCGCCGTCGTCGCGCTCATGGACGGGCTGTGCCTCCAGGTGCTGCTGACCGACAGCCCGTACGACGAGGAGTACGCGCGGGAGATGCTGGGGCGCGTCCTGCGGGAGTGA
- a CDS encoding endonuclease/exonuclease/phosphatase family protein: MPVPSRRHTALTVASATVTALAAGMLLTAPASAAPADGPSIHTIQGTTRVSPYTGQHVTGVSGVVTGVRAYGSRGFWFQETKPDHNPATSEGVFVFTSSVPKVAVGDAVRVDGDVVEYVPGGAASGNQAVTEIEKPSVTVVSSGNEVPAPVVISADTVPDAFTPRGRASDNGYVNGLRLRPTKFATDYYESLEGMNVRIGSSRVVGATDPYSELWVTVKPHENTTERGGTLYHAYDAQNGGRLQVQQLAPVAQQPFPVANVGDTLAGTTEGPMDFNQYGGYTIAATTIGKVRDGGLVRESAKPGADDELSVATYNVENLDPTDPQEKFDALADGVVTHLASPDIVSIEEVQDDNGAKDDGTVSAEQTLKKFTDAIVAAGGPRYAWRGIDPENDKDGGEPGGNIRQVFLYNPDRVSFTDRAGGDATTATAVVERDGAPALAASPGRVDPANPAWQDSRKPLAGEFVFRGETVFVVANHFNSKGGDQPLTAAQQPPVRGSETQRHAQAASVNAFVRQLTALDKKARVVVLGDLNDFEFSDTTKTLTKGNVLRSGIAQLPSDERYTYVYQGNSQVLDQILVSKGVKSFTYDSVHINAEFAQQNSDHDPQLLRFRP, encoded by the coding sequence ATGCCCGTTCCCTCCCGCCGTCACACGGCGCTCACCGTGGCCTCCGCCACCGTGACCGCGCTGGCGGCCGGCATGCTGCTCACCGCCCCCGCGTCCGCCGCCCCCGCCGACGGCCCGAGCATCCACACCATCCAGGGCACGACCCGCGTCTCGCCGTACACCGGGCAGCACGTCACCGGCGTGAGCGGCGTCGTGACGGGCGTGCGCGCCTACGGTTCGCGCGGCTTCTGGTTCCAGGAGACGAAGCCGGACCACAACCCGGCGACGAGCGAGGGCGTCTTCGTCTTCACCTCCTCGGTGCCGAAGGTCGCGGTGGGCGACGCGGTACGGGTCGACGGCGATGTCGTCGAGTACGTGCCGGGCGGCGCGGCTTCGGGCAACCAGGCCGTCACCGAGATCGAGAAGCCGTCCGTCACCGTCGTCTCCTCGGGCAACGAGGTCCCCGCCCCCGTCGTGATCTCGGCCGACACCGTCCCGGACGCGTTCACGCCCAGGGGCAGGGCGAGCGACAACGGGTACGTCAACGGCCTCAGGCTGCGCCCCACGAAGTTCGCGACCGACTACTACGAGTCCCTGGAGGGCATGAACGTCCGCATCGGCTCCTCGCGCGTCGTCGGCGCGACGGACCCGTACAGCGAGCTGTGGGTCACGGTGAAGCCGCACGAGAACACGACGGAGCGCGGCGGGACGCTGTACCACGCCTACGACGCGCAGAACGGCGGGCGCCTCCAGGTCCAGCAGCTCGCGCCCGTCGCGCAGCAGCCCTTCCCCGTCGCGAACGTGGGCGACACCCTCGCGGGCACGACCGAGGGCCCGATGGACTTCAACCAGTACGGCGGCTACACGATCGCGGCCACGACGATCGGGAAGGTGCGGGACGGCGGCCTCGTACGGGAGTCGGCGAAGCCCGGCGCGGACGACGAGCTGTCCGTCGCCACGTACAACGTCGAGAACCTCGACCCCACCGACCCGCAGGAGAAGTTCGACGCGCTCGCCGACGGCGTCGTCACGCACCTCGCCTCGCCCGACATCGTCTCGATCGAGGAGGTGCAGGACGACAACGGCGCGAAGGACGACGGGACGGTCTCGGCGGAGCAGACGCTGAAGAAGTTCACCGACGCGATCGTCGCGGCGGGCGGCCCGCGCTACGCGTGGCGCGGCATCGACCCGGAGAACGACAAGGACGGCGGCGAGCCGGGCGGCAACATCCGGCAGGTCTTCCTCTACAACCCGGACCGCGTCTCCTTCACCGACCGCGCGGGCGGCGACGCGACGACGGCGACGGCCGTCGTCGAGCGCGACGGGGCCCCGGCGCTCGCGGCCTCACCGGGCCGCGTGGACCCGGCGAACCCGGCGTGGCAGGACAGCCGCAAGCCGCTCGCGGGCGAGTTCGTCTTCCGCGGCGAGACGGTCTTCGTCGTCGCCAACCACTTCAACTCCAAAGGCGGCGACCAGCCCCTGACGGCCGCGCAGCAGCCGCCCGTGCGCGGCTCGGAGACGCAGCGCCACGCGCAGGCCGCCTCGGTCAACGCCTTCGTCCGCCAGCTCACGGCGCTCGACAAGAAGGCCCGCGTCGTCGTCCTCGGCGACCTCAACGACTTCGAGTTCTCCGACACGACGAAGACGCTGACGAAGGGGAACGTCCTGCGCTCCGGCATCGCGCAACTGCCCTCCGACGAGCGCTACACCTACGTCTACCAGGGCAACAGCCAGGTCCTGGACCAGATCCTGGTGAGCAAGGGCGTCAAGTCCTTCACCTACGACAGCGTCCACATCAACGCCGAGTTCGCCCAGCAGAACAGCGACCACGACCCGCAGCTCCTGCGCTTCCGGCCCTGA
- a CDS encoding cysteine desulfurase, translating into MTDPHKGLTGLLDTEAIRKDFPILDRRVHDGKALVYLDNAATSQTPRQVIDTLSEYYERYNANVHRGVHVLAEEATALYEGARDKVAEFVNAPSRDEVIFTKNASESLNLVANMLGWAEEPYRVDRETEIVITEMEHHSNIVPWQLLSQRTGAKLKWFGLDPADGTLDLSNIEEVITEKTKIVSFVLVSNILGTHNPVEQIVRRAHEVGALVLIDASQAAPHMPLDVQALQADFVAFTGHKMCGPTGIGVLWGRQELLEDLPPFLGGGEMIETVSMHSSTYAPAPHKFEAGTPPIAQAVGLGAAVDYLTSIGMEKIAAHEKAITEYAVRRLMEVPDLRIIGPTTAEERGSAISFTLGDIHPHDVGQVLDEQGIAVRVGHHCARPVCLRYGIPATTRASFYLYSTPAEVDALVDGLEHVRNFFG; encoded by the coding sequence GTGACTGACCCCCACAAGGGGCTGACCGGTCTGCTCGACACCGAGGCGATCCGCAAGGACTTCCCGATCCTCGACCGCCGGGTGCACGACGGCAAGGCCCTCGTGTACCTCGACAACGCGGCCACCTCGCAGACGCCGCGCCAGGTCATCGACACCCTCAGTGAGTACTACGAGCGCTACAACGCCAATGTCCACCGCGGCGTGCACGTGCTCGCCGAGGAGGCCACGGCGCTCTACGAGGGCGCGCGGGACAAGGTCGCGGAGTTCGTCAACGCGCCGAGCCGCGACGAGGTGATCTTCACCAAGAACGCCTCGGAGTCGCTCAACCTCGTCGCGAACATGCTCGGCTGGGCCGAGGAGCCCTACCGCGTCGACCGCGAGACCGAGATCGTCATCACGGAGATGGAGCACCACTCCAACATCGTGCCCTGGCAGCTGCTCTCGCAGCGCACGGGCGCGAAGCTGAAGTGGTTCGGTCTCGACCCCGCCGACGGCACCCTCGACCTGTCGAACATCGAGGAGGTCATCACGGAGAAGACGAAGATCGTCTCCTTCGTGCTCGTCTCCAACATCCTCGGCACGCACAACCCGGTCGAGCAGATCGTGCGCCGCGCCCACGAGGTCGGCGCGCTCGTGCTCATCGACGCCTCGCAGGCCGCGCCGCACATGCCGCTCGACGTGCAGGCGCTGCAGGCGGACTTCGTCGCCTTCACCGGGCACAAGATGTGCGGCCCGACGGGCATCGGCGTGCTGTGGGGCCGGCAGGAACTCCTGGAGGACCTGCCGCCCTTCCTCGGCGGCGGCGAGATGATCGAGACGGTCTCGATGCACTCCTCGACGTACGCGCCCGCCCCGCACAAGTTCGAGGCGGGCACCCCGCCGATCGCGCAGGCCGTCGGGCTCGGCGCGGCGGTGGACTACCTCACCTCGATCGGCATGGAGAAGATCGCCGCGCACGAGAAGGCGATCACCGAGTACGCGGTGCGCCGCCTCATGGAGGTCCCCGACCTGCGCATCATCGGCCCCACCACGGCCGAGGAGCGCGGCTCCGCGATCTCCTTCACGCTCGGCGACATCCACCCGCACGACGTGGGCCAGGTGCTCGACGAGCAGGGGATCGCGGTCCGGGTCGGACACCACTGCGCCCGGCCGGTGTGCCTCAGGTACGGAATTCCCGCGACCACGCGCGCGTCTTTCTATCTGTACTCCACGCCCGCCGAGGTCGACGCCCTGGTGGACGGCCTGGAGCACGTCCGCAACTTCTTCGGATGA
- a CDS encoding winged helix-turn-helix transcriptional regulator, which produces MPVPVRGGPEDENCAMAQALGVVGDAWTLLLVRDVARGAHRFEDLRAGLGLSRKVLAERLRLLTGAGVLEKVPYQEHPPRHEYRLTARGRALLPVLLALQDWGDTWVLGEGETMATADGESREAERVHGLRGAVLPRLLLPDATGTVLDPVADDAEFTVLYFFPAAFADPAAYPPGWAEIPGARGCTLESCTYRDEWPAFVERGTAVRGVSTQRPDEQRAFAAGERLPFPLLSDAAGELAAALRLPTFSTAGTRRLKRLTLLVDSERVVREVWYPVPDVVASVEAALAAVRERTDG; this is translated from the coding sequence GTGCCCGTGCCGGTCCGGGGCGGTCCCGAGGACGAGAACTGCGCGATGGCGCAGGCGCTCGGCGTCGTCGGCGACGCGTGGACGCTGCTGCTCGTACGGGACGTGGCGCGCGGCGCGCACCGCTTCGAGGACCTGCGCGCGGGCCTCGGCCTCTCGCGCAAGGTGCTCGCCGAGCGGCTGCGGCTGCTGACCGGGGCGGGGGTCCTGGAGAAGGTCCCGTACCAGGAGCACCCGCCGCGCCACGAGTACCGGCTCACGGCGCGCGGGCGCGCGCTGCTGCCCGTACTGCTCGCGCTCCAGGACTGGGGCGACACATGGGTGCTCGGCGAGGGGGAGACGATGGCGACGGCTGACGGGGAATCGCGCGAGGCGGAGCGCGTGCACGGGCTGCGCGGGGCGGTGCTGCCCCGGCTGCTGCTGCCCGACGCGACGGGCACGGTGCTCGATCCGGTCGCGGACGACGCGGAGTTCACGGTCCTCTACTTCTTCCCCGCCGCCTTCGCGGACCCCGCCGCGTACCCGCCGGGCTGGGCGGAGATCCCGGGCGCGCGCGGCTGCACGCTCGAATCGTGCACGTACCGCGACGAGTGGCCGGCCTTCGTGGAGCGGGGCACGGCGGTACGGGGCGTCTCGACGCAACGCCCCGACGAGCAGCGGGCCTTCGCGGCCGGGGAACGCCTCCCGTTCCCGCTCCTGTCGGACGCGGCGGGCGAGCTCGCGGCGGCCCTGCGCCTGCCCACCTTCAGCACCGCGGGCACCCGCCGCCTCAAGCGCCTGACGCTGCTCGTGGACAGCGAGCGGGTCGTCCGCGAGGTCTGGTACCCGGTCCCGGACGTGGTGGCGAGCGTGGAGGCGGCGCTCGCGGCGGTACGGGAGCGGACGGACGGCTGA